In Brevundimonas sp. SGAir0440, one DNA window encodes the following:
- a CDS encoding DUF305 domain-containing protein, translating into MHDKSYRNLAIELIVHFIIMYLVMFTMIATLDHFNFNLNNLYMTLMMVAPMAVLMLVLMREMYPNNRLNLAIGLASVVIFAGSFYAMRTQAAIGDKELIRGMIPHHSGAILMCGKAKLSDPELVALCAEIVEAQKREIRQMQAIQDRL; encoded by the coding sequence ATGCACGACAAGAGCTATCGCAACCTCGCGATTGAACTCATCGTCCACTTCATCATCATGTATTTGGTGATGTTCACGATGATCGCGACGCTTGATCACTTCAACTTCAATCTGAACAATCTCTACATGACGCTGATGATGGTCGCGCCGATGGCTGTCCTCATGCTGGTTCTGATGCGCGAGATGTACCCGAACAATCGGCTCAACCTCGCCATTGGGCTGGCCTCGGTGGTCATCTTCGCGGGCAGCTTCTACGCCATGCGCACCCAGGCGGCGATCGGCGACAAGGAACTCATTCGAGGAATGATCCCCCACCACTCCGGCGCGATCCTGATGTGCGGCAAGGCCAAGCTGAGCGACCCGGAACTGGTCGCGCTGTGCGCAGAGATCGTCGAGGCCCAGAAGCGCGAGATCCGACAGATGCAGGCCATTCAGGATCGGCTTTGA
- a CDS encoding nuclear transport factor 2 family protein: MSPKPLVLALSLAVLSVTPAVAQDHSHGHAQTAGSISAEATDAATTVDAFHAALKAGDTSAALSLLAPDVMIFEEGGAERSRDEYASHHLASDAAFAAASDATVSRRSGWADGDVAWITSEGRTTGQFNGRAVDRLTTETMVLKRHADGWRIHHIHWSSRAPR, from the coding sequence ATGTCCCCCAAACCTCTCGTTCTCGCCCTCTCTCTCGCCGTCCTGTCGGTGACGCCCGCCGTCGCGCAGGACCATTCCCACGGCCATGCCCAGACCGCGGGGTCGATCAGCGCGGAAGCGACGGACGCGGCCACGACCGTCGATGCCTTCCATGCCGCGCTCAAGGCCGGCGACACCTCCGCCGCCCTGTCGCTTCTGGCCCCGGACGTGATGATCTTTGAAGAGGGCGGAGCGGAGCGCTCGCGCGACGAATACGCCTCCCACCATCTTGCGTCGGACGCCGCCTTTGCGGCCGCGTCGGACGCTACCGTAAGCCGCAGATCCGGCTGGGCGGACGGCGATGTGGCCTGGATCACCAGCGAAGGCCGCACCACCGGTCAGTTCAACGGACGCGCCGTGGACCGTCTGACAACGGAAACCATGGTGCTGAAGCGCCACGCGGACGGCTGGCGCATCCATCACATTCACTGGTCCTCGCGCGCTCCGCGGTAG
- a CDS encoding isoprenylcysteine carboxylmethyltransferase family protein gives MARLWAPPALSTGAFAAGGLLVGLALGLDLWAMLEMRRRRANILPHRAATALVTTGPFAWSRNPIYLANGLLLLGLGGLFDNAWFFVAAPVAAFATDRLAIRREERHLAALFGAAWSVYVGRVRRWLGRRMTS, from the coding sequence ATGGCGCGTCTATGGGCCCCGCCCGCCCTCTCCACAGGCGCCTTCGCCGCTGGCGGCCTCCTGGTCGGGCTCGCCCTTGGTTTGGACCTCTGGGCCATGCTGGAGATGCGGCGGCGGCGCGCCAACATCCTGCCGCACCGGGCGGCGACCGCTCTGGTCACGACCGGTCCGTTCGCCTGGAGCCGCAACCCGATCTATCTCGCTAACGGCCTGCTGCTGCTCGGCCTCGGCGGCCTGTTCGACAACGCCTGGTTCTTCGTGGCCGCCCCCGTCGCCGCCTTCGCCACCGACCGCCTCGCCATCCGGCGCGAGGAACGACACCTGGCGGCCCTCTTCGGCGCGGCGTGGTCCGTGTACGTCGGCCGGGTGCGCCGCTGGCTGGGCCGGCGGATGACGTCGTGA
- a CDS encoding DUF2474 family protein gives MRRGSTNGLRQGLWFVALWALGVGVLGIVAYLLRGVLKLAGG, from the coding sequence ATGCGTCGCGGCTCCACAAACGGGCTCCGGCAGGGCCTCTGGTTCGTCGCGCTCTGGGCGCTGGGCGTGGGCGTCCTGGGCATCGTCGCCTATCTTCTGCGCGGCGTTCTCAAGCTGGCCGGGGGGTGA
- a CDS encoding copper resistance system multicopper oxidase, which produces MPMPNLDRRMLLRSAAVGGGLLGLQGLLPAWAQTGSAGLRADLPALSGPNIDLTVGHSPFTVGGRTGHAVTINGVLPAPLLRLREGQNVRLSVTNGLDEDTSIHWHGLLLPFQMDGVPGISFPGIKPRETFVYEFPIKQSGTFWYHSHSNLQEAMGHYGPIVIDPAGADPVGYDREHVLVLSDWSFMHPHEILEKLKKSPGYFNQQRTTLAGLMDGSDRMSLEERRMWGEMRMDPRDILDVNGSTYTYLINGHGPQENWTGLFRPGERVRLRIINASAMSIFNVRIPGLPMTVVQADGENVRPVETDEFQISVAETYDVIVRPTEDRAYTIVSEAIDRSGMGRATLAPRLGMTAEVPPLREVPNLTMRDMGMGGMDHGSMAGMDHGAMAGMDHGAPAQGAAPAGEMGGMSMAGMNMRDPENAPPDMAVGVGVDAIAMAPANRLGERPIGLTDVDHRVLVYTDLVSLQPNKDQRPPSRTMEIHLTGNMERFMWGFDGRKFSELVEPIRFERNERVRVTLVNDTMMAHPIHLHGHFFELVTGGPPGHQPLKHTVNVAPGGKVTFDLTADAPGDWAFHCHMLMHMHAGMFNVVTVRPMDGVAS; this is translated from the coding sequence ATGCCCATGCCAAATCTCGATCGCCGAATGCTTCTCAGGAGCGCCGCCGTTGGCGGCGGGCTGCTTGGCCTGCAGGGACTTCTGCCGGCGTGGGCGCAGACCGGATCGGCGGGGCTAAGAGCGGACTTGCCGGCGCTGAGCGGGCCCAACATCGACCTGACGGTCGGTCACTCGCCTTTCACGGTCGGAGGCCGGACCGGTCATGCCGTGACGATCAACGGGGTGCTTCCGGCGCCCTTGCTGCGCCTGCGCGAGGGACAGAACGTGCGACTCTCCGTGACCAACGGGCTGGATGAGGACACTTCGATCCATTGGCATGGCCTGTTGCTGCCGTTCCAGATGGACGGCGTCCCGGGCATCAGCTTCCCGGGCATCAAGCCGCGGGAAACCTTCGTCTATGAGTTCCCGATCAAGCAGTCGGGCACCTTCTGGTACCACAGCCACTCCAATCTCCAGGAGGCGATGGGCCACTACGGTCCGATCGTCATCGACCCGGCGGGCGCCGATCCCGTCGGCTACGACCGCGAGCATGTGCTGGTCCTGTCGGACTGGAGCTTCATGCACCCGCACGAGATCCTGGAGAAGCTGAAGAAGAGCCCCGGCTATTTCAATCAGCAGCGCACCACCCTGGCCGGCCTCATGGACGGCAGCGACCGCATGAGCCTGGAGGAGCGGCGCATGTGGGGCGAGATGCGGATGGACCCGCGCGACATCCTCGACGTCAACGGCTCGACCTACACCTATCTGATCAACGGCCACGGCCCGCAGGAGAATTGGACCGGCCTGTTCCGGCCGGGCGAGCGGGTGAGGCTGCGCATCATCAACGCCTCGGCCATGTCGATCTTCAACGTCCGCATCCCCGGCTTGCCGATGACCGTTGTGCAGGCCGACGGCGAGAACGTCCGCCCGGTCGAGACCGACGAATTCCAGATCTCGGTCGCCGAAACCTACGACGTCATCGTCCGGCCGACCGAAGATCGCGCCTACACCATCGTGTCCGAAGCGATCGACCGGTCCGGCATGGGCCGCGCGACCTTGGCCCCACGCCTTGGAATGACGGCCGAAGTCCCGCCGCTGCGCGAGGTCCCGAACCTGACCATGCGAGACATGGGCATGGGCGGCATGGACCATGGAAGCATGGCCGGCATGGATCATGGCGCGATGGCCGGCATGGACCACGGCGCCCCAGCCCAAGGCGCGGCGCCAGCGGGCGAGATGGGCGGAATGTCCATGGCCGGAATGAACATGCGCGATCCCGAGAACGCGCCCCCGGACATGGCGGTCGGCGTGGGCGTCGACGCGATCGCCATGGCCCCCGCCAACCGTCTCGGCGAGCGGCCGATCGGCCTGACCGACGTCGATCACCGCGTTCTCGTCTACACCGACCTGGTGTCGCTGCAGCCGAACAAGGACCAGCGCCCGCCGTCGCGGACCATGGAAATCCACCTGACCGGCAATATGGAGCGGTTCATGTGGGGCTTCGACGGCCGCAAGTTCAGCGAACTGGTCGAGCCGATCCGCTTCGAGCGGAATGAGCGGGTGCGCGTGACCCTGGTGAACGACACCATGATGGCCCACCCCATCCACCTGCATGGCCACTTCTTCGAATTGGTGACCGGCGGTCCCCCGGGGCATCAGCCGCTGAAGCACACGGTCAACGTCGCGCCCGGTGGCAAGGTGACGTTCGACCTGACCGCCGACGCGCCTGGCGACTGGGCCTTCCACTGCCACATGCTGATGCACATGCACGCCGGCATGTTCAATGTCGTGACGGTCCGGCCCATGGACGGAGTCGCATCATGA
- a CDS encoding MerR family DNA-binding protein, producing the protein MARDGGVGVETVRFYQRRGLLSTPDRWSRDGAGAGVRRYGEEDVRQLRFIRSAQTAGFTLEQIKELLSLDAGEDRTRARALAAERLEALDRTISDLEGARAALRRLASACAANDSGPCPIISAFQGEEV; encoded by the coding sequence TTGGCGCGAGACGGCGGCGTCGGGGTGGAGACTGTCCGCTTTTATCAGCGTCGCGGATTGCTTTCGACGCCCGACAGATGGTCGCGTGATGGCGCCGGCGCGGGCGTTCGACGCTATGGCGAGGAGGACGTGCGCCAGCTGAGGTTCATTCGCTCCGCACAGACGGCGGGCTTCACCCTCGAGCAGATCAAAGAGTTGTTATCGCTCGACGCTGGCGAAGATCGCACGCGCGCCCGTGCGTTGGCCGCGGAGAGGCTGGAGGCGCTGGATCGAACCATCTCCGATCTTGAGGGGGCGAGAGCGGCGTTGCGCCGACTGGCGAGCGCTTGCGCGGCGAACGACAGCGGACCGTGTCCGATCATTTCGGCCTTTCAGGGTGAAGAGGTTTGA
- a CDS encoding copper resistance protein B: MNRLAVALAPLILAASAFSAQAQDPHAGHVMPATPAPRPAPEPVVRSQTPAPPPAQDPHAGHVMPPAQTPPAVDPHAGHQVPAESPVVGPHAGHDMSTMAPTAQPDPHAGHDMSAMPSAQADPHAGHDMSTMSMGPPDVPTSADNPGRPPEDPLPAAALSGPAHAADLVFGAEAMAAARETLVRENGDVRTTAVIIDRLEAGFGDAEETYLWDVQGWSGGDINRFWWKSEGEGDIGGELEEAEVQALYSRAISPFWDVQAGVRQDFRADGEDTTHLVLGLQGLAPYWWEIDAAAFLSTEGDLTARVEAEYDQRITQRLILQPRLEIDASASDIPELEIGSGLSSIEAGLRLRYEFRKEFAPYVGVEWSRALGNTADYIEARGGEADDTRFVVGLKAWF, from the coding sequence ATGAACCGCCTCGCCGTCGCCCTCGCGCCGCTAATTCTCGCCGCCAGCGCCTTTAGCGCCCAGGCGCAGGACCCGCACGCGGGCCATGTCATGCCGGCGACCCCGGCGCCGCGACCCGCGCCTGAACCGGTCGTCCGGTCTCAGACGCCCGCCCCGCCGCCCGCTCAGGACCCGCATGCCGGTCATGTCATGCCGCCCGCGCAAACACCGCCGGCGGTCGACCCTCACGCCGGCCATCAGGTGCCGGCCGAGTCCCCGGTCGTTGGTCCGCATGCGGGTCACGACATGTCGACCATGGCGCCGACGGCGCAGCCCGATCCGCACGCGGGCCACGACATGTCCGCCATGCCCTCCGCCCAGGCCGATCCCCATGCCGGTCATGACATGTCGACCATGAGCATGGGACCGCCGGACGTGCCGACCAGCGCCGACAATCCCGGCCGCCCTCCGGAGGATCCACTCCCGGCCGCCGCCCTGAGCGGTCCCGCGCACGCCGCCGATCTGGTCTTCGGCGCCGAGGCGATGGCCGCCGCCCGTGAGACCCTGGTTCGCGAAAACGGCGACGTCCGCACCACCGCCGTCATCATCGACCGTCTCGAAGCCGGCTTCGGCGATGCCGAAGAGACGTATCTCTGGGACGTTCAGGGCTGGAGCGGCGGAGACATCAATCGTTTCTGGTGGAAGTCCGAGGGCGAAGGCGACATTGGCGGCGAGTTGGAAGAGGCCGAGGTCCAGGCGCTTTACAGCCGCGCGATATCGCCGTTCTGGGATGTGCAGGCCGGCGTGCGCCAGGACTTCCGCGCCGACGGGGAGGACACGACGCACCTCGTCCTCGGCCTCCAAGGCCTTGCGCCCTATTGGTGGGAGATCGACGCCGCCGCCTTCCTGTCGACCGAGGGCGATCTGACTGCCCGCGTCGAGGCCGAATACGACCAGCGCATCACCCAGCGCCTGATCCTCCAGCCGCGCCTCGAAATCGACGCTTCGGCCAGCGACATTCCGGAGCTGGAGATCGGCTCGGGCTTGTCGTCCATCGAGGCGGGCCTGCGCCTGCGCTACGAGTTCCGCAAGGAGTTCGCCCCCTATGTCGGCGTTGAGTGGAGCCGGGCGCTCGGAAACACCGCCGACTACATCGAAGCCCGAGGCGGTGAGGCTGATGACACCCGCTTCGTCGTCGGCCTCAAGGCCTGGTTCTGA
- the copD gene encoding copper homeostasis membrane protein CopD, which translates to MLEIAVVALRWLQYAGAVVLLGTPLFLLYTFRPADGVDLTWSRGLLIGSGLVVVASALLALLAQTAVMAGSLAEATKPASLSFMVTGTALGKAMVARAALALAAVVAVLALRPGKTAWSLSLGLGLIVVASFAWTGHGAATEGSEGLVHLASDIVHSVGAALWLGALVALTILLRRRPGVDDEILHRALYGFSGLGTLAVALLVATGLANSWFLIGPERIWNLGESLYGQLLIAKLALFVLMLGLAADNRFRLTPSLRLELEHPGQSISAVRRLRRSIVTETALGLVVLAVVALMGTLPPPIAT; encoded by the coding sequence GTGCTCGAGATCGCGGTCGTCGCGCTCCGGTGGCTCCAGTACGCCGGGGCCGTCGTCCTTCTCGGGACGCCGTTGTTCCTGCTCTACACCTTCAGGCCCGCCGACGGCGTTGATCTCACCTGGTCGCGAGGGCTCCTGATAGGGTCAGGTTTGGTGGTCGTCGCGAGCGCGCTCCTGGCGCTACTTGCACAGACAGCGGTCATGGCGGGCTCGCTGGCGGAAGCCACCAAGCCTGCGTCGCTGTCTTTCATGGTCACCGGCACGGCCTTGGGGAAGGCCATGGTCGCCCGAGCCGCCCTCGCCCTCGCGGCCGTCGTCGCGGTCCTGGCCTTGAGACCGGGCAAGACGGCCTGGAGCCTCTCGCTAGGCCTCGGGCTCATCGTGGTCGCGAGCTTCGCTTGGACAGGCCACGGCGCGGCGACAGAAGGCTCCGAGGGCCTGGTCCACCTCGCCTCTGACATCGTCCATTCCGTCGGTGCTGCCCTTTGGCTTGGCGCTCTGGTGGCGCTGACGATCCTGTTGCGGCGCCGCCCGGGGGTCGACGACGAAATCCTCCACCGCGCCCTGTATGGGTTCTCGGGCCTCGGCACGCTCGCCGTAGCCCTGCTCGTGGCCACCGGTCTCGCGAACAGCTGGTTCCTCATCGGACCGGAGCGTATCTGGAACCTTGGCGAAAGCCTCTACGGACAGCTTCTGATCGCCAAGCTGGCGCTCTTCGTGCTGATGCTGGGCCTGGCGGCGGACAACCGTTTCCGCCTGACACCCTCCCTACGTCTGGAGCTGGAGCACCCGGGACAGTCGATCTCGGCGGTTCGACGGCTGCGGCGCAGTATCGTCACGGAGACGGCCCTCGGGCTCGTCGTCCTCGCCGTCGTCGCGCTTATGGGCACCCTCCCTCCGCCGATCGCGACGTGA
- a CDS encoding glutaredoxin family protein, whose product MTKTAVIYRMVMPDHTCPWGLKARHLLKSRGYKVEDHWLTTREQTDAFKAEHGVKTTPQVFIDGQRVGGHDDLRRYLGLKVRDPKATTYTPVLVVFLTTAVMATMLSLTIFGTPFTVRAGEWFIALSMMALAMLKLQNIESFSSMFLNYDLLAKRWVPYGKVYPFAEFGAGALMVAGVLTWLSVPVALFIGGIGAASVFKAVYIDKRELKCACVGGDSNVPLGFLSLTENLMMIAMAIWMLVMDYALPASAMAM is encoded by the coding sequence ATGACCAAGACCGCTGTCATCTATCGGATGGTGATGCCTGACCACACCTGTCCGTGGGGGCTCAAGGCCCGGCATCTGCTCAAGAGCCGGGGCTACAAGGTCGAGGACCACTGGCTCACCACTCGCGAGCAGACCGACGCCTTCAAGGCCGAGCACGGCGTCAAGACCACGCCTCAGGTCTTCATCGACGGCCAGCGTGTCGGCGGCCACGACGACCTGCGCCGCTATCTCGGTCTCAAGGTCCGCGATCCCAAGGCGACCACCTACACGCCGGTCCTCGTCGTCTTCCTGACCACGGCCGTGATGGCGACGATGCTCAGCCTGACGATTTTTGGCACGCCGTTCACCGTGCGGGCAGGGGAGTGGTTTATCGCCCTGTCGATGATGGCCCTGGCCATGCTGAAGCTCCAGAACATCGAGAGCTTCTCATCCATGTTCCTGAACTACGACCTGCTGGCCAAGCGGTGGGTGCCGTACGGCAAGGTCTATCCGTTCGCCGAGTTCGGGGCAGGCGCGTTGATGGTCGCGGGCGTCCTGACCTGGTTATCGGTCCCGGTGGCCCTGTTCATCGGCGGCATTGGCGCGGCCTCGGTCTTCAAGGCCGTCTACATCGACAAGCGCGAACTGAAATGCGCCTGCGTCGGTGGAGACAGCAATGTGCCGCTTGGCTTCCTATCCCTGACCGAGAACCTGATGATGATCGCCATGGCGATCTGGATGCTGGTTATGGACTACGCTCTGCCGGCGTCAGCGATGGCGATGTAG
- a CDS encoding DUF411 domain-containing protein, which produces MTTAYLHRRLFLGAAVSVALTGTACAQTQSSRTLTVFKTPTCACCDAWISHMREAGFTTTITVLPSLQSVRSSRGLPDSLASCHTGLVDGYVVEGHVPAGDVIRLLAERPAALGLAVPAMPLGSPGMETPQGHKDPYDTLLVLRSGATRVFARHNPPT; this is translated from the coding sequence TTGACCACCGCCTACCTCCACCGAAGGCTCTTTCTCGGCGCCGCCGTCAGTGTCGCACTGACCGGAACCGCGTGCGCCCAGACCCAGTCGTCGAGAACCCTCACGGTCTTCAAGACGCCGACCTGTGCGTGCTGCGACGCCTGGATCTCGCACATGCGGGAGGCCGGCTTCACCACGACCATCACCGTTCTGCCGAGCCTCCAATCCGTCCGCAGCAGCCGGGGGCTTCCGGACAGTCTGGCCTCCTGCCACACCGGGTTGGTTGATGGCTATGTCGTAGAGGGCCATGTCCCGGCAGGGGACGTCATACGGTTGCTCGCCGAGCGGCCGGCAGCGCTCGGTCTCGCGGTGCCGGCCATGCCCCTTGGTTCGCCCGGCATGGAGACGCCGCAGGGACACAAGGACCCTTACGACACGCTGCTGGTGCTTCGCTCCGGCGCGACGCGGGTGTTCGCCCGTCACAACCCGCCCACCTGA
- a CDS encoding DUF305 domain-containing protein — translation MSIKLNAGLATAALSVLLTACNPAGQADKTATADSGSAAEHSAPAVQPMAGPETPYSASEQQMHQAMMQAHGADPQETYALKMIEHHRGAIAMSEVLMRENPDAALREMAEKTITMQRQEITALEQWVAQHRSAAATPASGSVQPGA, via the coding sequence ATGTCGATCAAGCTGAACGCCGGTCTGGCCACCGCCGCCCTGTCAGTGCTCCTGACCGCGTGCAATCCTGCGGGACAGGCCGATAAAACCGCGACGGCCGACTCGGGGTCGGCGGCCGAACACAGCGCTCCGGCGGTCCAGCCGATGGCGGGGCCCGAGACGCCCTATTCCGCCTCCGAACAGCAGATGCATCAGGCCATGATGCAGGCGCACGGCGCGGACCCGCAGGAGACCTATGCCCTGAAGATGATCGAGCACCACCGGGGCGCCATCGCCATGTCGGAGGTCCTGATGCGCGAAAACCCGGACGCTGCGCTCCGCGAGATGGCCGAAAAGACGATTACGATGCAGCGCCAGGAGATTACGGCACTGGAGCAGTGGGTCGCGCAACATCGGTCCGCCGCAGCAACCCCCGCTTCGGGTTCGGTCCAGCCCGGAGCCTGA
- a CDS encoding acyltransferase codes for MSERTDPAAGPFPDRLDPLTGVRFFLALGVVLFHYQLQWTLPEGAAGLLNRARLAVDIFFILSGFILTHVYLQGDQPVNYRRFIAARFARIYPAHLFILLAMLLLVLAAPVLGIGLEPGRFNAGDFLTTLFLVQAWFPRDGMVLWNGPAWSLSAEWFVYLAFPAYAAVALRFRERPWMLLAGATGLFILLDAIYRQWFGSVLPRAEDNMGVLRIIPEFLLGIGLYYLGTRWTPSPRVAIVGAVGATALLLLAMQIGADDRLIVAAAGPFVLALALLTKAGVRTFLSHPIIIFAGEASFALYLVHIPILMVWRNAAQAIGGWPADYRMGLLELAAMLAVTLAAAAAIYGLVERPSRQWLRRRTFGRAPVVEANRTVHSDQGEPF; via the coding sequence GTGAGCGAAAGGACAGATCCGGCCGCGGGTCCGTTCCCGGACCGGCTCGATCCGCTGACGGGGGTGCGGTTCTTCCTCGCGCTCGGCGTGGTCCTGTTTCACTACCAGCTGCAATGGACGTTGCCCGAAGGTGCCGCCGGACTGTTGAATCGGGCCCGTCTCGCGGTCGATATCTTCTTCATCCTGTCGGGGTTCATCCTCACCCATGTTTACCTGCAAGGTGATCAGCCGGTGAACTACAGGCGGTTCATCGCGGCGCGGTTCGCGCGCATCTACCCGGCGCACCTTTTCATCCTGTTGGCGATGCTGTTGCTCGTGCTCGCCGCGCCGGTGTTGGGCATCGGCCTGGAGCCCGGGCGGTTCAACGCTGGGGATTTCCTGACCACCCTCTTTCTGGTGCAGGCCTGGTTCCCCCGAGACGGGATGGTCCTGTGGAACGGTCCCGCCTGGTCGCTGTCGGCCGAATGGTTCGTCTATCTCGCCTTTCCGGCCTACGCTGCGGTCGCCCTGCGATTTCGAGAGCGGCCATGGATGCTCTTGGCGGGGGCGACAGGCCTGTTCATCCTGCTGGATGCAATCTACCGGCAGTGGTTCGGCTCGGTTTTGCCTCGGGCGGAAGACAATATGGGCGTCTTGCGCATTATTCCGGAGTTCCTGCTCGGGATTGGTCTCTATTATCTCGGAACGCGCTGGACGCCGTCCCCGCGCGTCGCGATCGTCGGCGCCGTCGGAGCCACCGCGCTGCTCTTGCTCGCCATGCAGATCGGGGCCGACGATCGTCTTATCGTAGCCGCTGCGGGACCTTTCGTTCTCGCCCTGGCGCTGCTCACCAAGGCCGGTGTCAGGACCTTCCTGTCGCACCCGATCATAATCTTCGCCGGTGAGGCCTCGTTCGCCCTCTACCTCGTCCATATTCCGATCCTGATGGTCTGGCGCAATGCCGCCCAGGCCATCGGGGGCTGGCCGGCCGACTATCGAATGGGGCTTCTGGAACTGGCGGCGATGCTGGCGGTCACCCTCGCAGCGGCGGCGGCCATCTATGGTCTGGTCGAGCGACCGAGCCGCCAGTGGCTGAGGCGGAGGACCTTCGGCCGGGCGCCGGTCGTCGAAGCCAACCGCACCGTTCACAGCGATCAGGGAGAGCCCTTTTGA
- a CDS encoding RNA polymerase sigma factor, with protein MEGDSIEARAAGGDRGAFSALMAATKGDLYRFVRRYVGDEAEAHDLLQETYTAAWLALRRYDPARPFDVWLRSIALNKCRDWSRRRAVRRVVRGVMGLDAPEASAVRIEAPSPETRLDDRRRAEALRSALTRLPDGLKAPLLLATLEGRSHGEIATILGVTTKAVETRIARARKRLAEDMAVPDGA; from the coding sequence GTGGAGGGCGACAGCATTGAAGCGCGCGCGGCGGGCGGGGACAGGGGCGCCTTCAGCGCCTTGATGGCGGCGACCAAGGGCGATCTCTACAGGTTCGTTAGGCGCTATGTCGGCGACGAAGCGGAGGCGCATGACCTGCTCCAGGAAACGTACACGGCCGCCTGGCTTGCCCTGCGGCGGTACGATCCGGCTCGCCCATTCGACGTGTGGCTCCGGTCGATCGCCCTCAACAAATGCCGGGACTGGAGCCGTCGGCGTGCGGTGCGTCGGGTCGTGCGCGGCGTGATGGGCCTCGACGCCCCCGAAGCGTCAGCGGTTCGGATAGAAGCGCCGTCTCCCGAAACCCGACTGGACGATCGCCGTCGCGCCGAGGCGCTGCGTAGCGCGCTGACCCGCCTGCCTGACGGCCTCAAGGCCCCTCTCCTGCTCGCCACGCTCGAAGGTCGCTCGCACGGCGAAATCGCGACGATCCTGGGCGTCACGACCAAGGCCGTGGAGACGCGGATCGCCCGCGCCCGCAAGCGACTTGCCGAGGACATGGCCGTTCCTGACGGCGCTTGA
- the copC gene encoding copper homeostasis periplasmic binding protein CopC, with the protein MRAFNPVPYVALAAAVVLAAGPAAAHARLVSATPAPNATVGATRTLTLTFSERSVPAFSGFDVVNSAGEKLAIRTSVAEDGKTLTGTLTRPLTAGAYRIDWRIASSDGHRMTGSYTFTVR; encoded by the coding sequence ATGCGTGCGTTTAACCCCGTTCCCTATGTCGCCCTGGCGGCCGCGGTCGTCCTCGCCGCAGGACCTGCAGCAGCTCACGCTCGTCTTGTCAGCGCCACGCCCGCGCCGAACGCCACAGTCGGTGCGACCCGCACGCTGACCTTGACCTTCAGCGAGCGCTCTGTGCCTGCGTTCTCCGGTTTCGACGTGGTCAACTCGGCCGGCGAGAAGCTCGCGATCCGCACTTCGGTCGCTGAAGACGGCAAGACCCTGACCGGGACTCTGACGCGACCGCTGACTGCCGGCGCCTATCGCATCGACTGGCGCATCGCCTCGAGCGACGGTCACCGCATGACCGGCTCGTACACCTTCACGGTGCGCTGA
- a CDS encoding Spy/CpxP family protein refolding chaperone, protein MRARWKSIALTAVLAALASGAATWVSATWVMRERQPPSLHSVVHEQLNLSAEQDGRLDAIEARFAARRPGLEAEVRAANRELAAAIAASDGNTPQVQAAVDHFHVAMGDLQKATIAHVFEMRSVLTPAQAEVFDAAVVDALRADAG, encoded by the coding sequence ATGAGAGCGCGCTGGAAATCGATCGCCCTGACAGCCGTGCTGGCGGCGCTCGCCAGCGGCGCGGCGACCTGGGTGAGCGCAACCTGGGTCATGCGCGAGCGTCAGCCGCCGAGCCTGCATAGCGTCGTCCATGAGCAGTTGAACCTGAGCGCCGAACAGGATGGTCGTCTGGACGCGATCGAAGCGCGCTTCGCCGCGCGTCGCCCCGGGCTGGAAGCGGAGGTGCGAGCCGCCAACCGCGAGCTCGCCGCCGCCATCGCCGCAAGCGACGGGAACACGCCCCAGGTGCAGGCGGCGGTGGATCACTTCCACGTGGCCATGGGCGATCTGCAGAAGGCGACCATCGCCCACGTCTTCGAGATGCGGTCGGTGCTCACCCCGGCGCAGGCCGAGGTCTTCGACGCCGCGGTGGTGGACGCCCTGCGTGCCGACGCCGGCTAG